The stretch of DNA AACCGGGTTGCGGGGTCACCCGCCGACGAGCGGGCATGGACGGAGATGTGGCCCGACGTGCCCTACATCAGGCAGCAGCTCGTCGACGGCATTCCCTGCAGCGTGTCCTGCATTGCAAACGGGAGCGAAGCGCGGGCCGTCGCGGTCAACGAGCAGCTGCTCAGGGAGACGGATGACGATAAAGCCCATGGTTTTGCGGGTGCAATCACACCGTTCGACCACCCCCGCGCCGCCGAACTCATCCGCATCGCCGAACATGCGGCAGGGGCATCCGGGTGCATCGGTTCCGTAGGCGTCGATTTTATGCTCGGGGACAGTATCCGGGCAATCGAGATTAACCCGCGATTTCAGGCGACCCTCGACACGGTCGAAATGGCAACGGGGCGAAACCTGTTCGACCTGCACGTGAGTGCATGCCGGGGTATCCTGCCCCCCGCACACGCGGGGAGTGCTCCCGCCTTTGCGGCACGCAGGATTGTCTTTGCAGACCGGGATCTGACCGTCCGCGACGATCTCCGGCACCTCTCGCCTTATGTTGCCGACATTCCGTGGCCCGGCACCGATATCGAGGAGGGCGGTGCGGTTGTCAGCACATTCGGGTGGGGAAAAACACGGGATGCCGCTCTCGCAATGCTGGATAGAACTATATCAGGGGTGGGCAGATATATGAGCAGATGGTAGCCGTGGAGGAACTGCTGGAGAATCCGGCAATTGAGGCATACCTGATCCGCATGATCAGGGAAGAGGGCGTTCTGCTCCTGAAGAAGTTCCCGAAAGAAGGGGAGCACAGTGACGAAAATCTTGCCGAAACGACCGGCATCAACCTTAACAGCGTACGCCACACACTTTATACCCTCTACGAAAAACGGCTTGCCGAGTACAGGCGGATTAAGAATTCCGAAACCGGGTGGCTGACCTATCTCTGGAAGCTCCGTCTCGACAATCTCGACGATGCGCTCTTCGAGGACATGGAGGCAGTGCTCGAGAGGCTCGAGGCCCGGGAACTGTACGAGGAGGAAAACGATTTTTACGTCTGCAAGCAGTGCGGCATAATCTTCACCTTTGACGATGCGCTCGGCAGGAACTTCGAATGTCCCCAGTGCGATGAGAAGATGGAGCATTTCGACAACGACCTGATTCTCCGGGCCCTGAAGCGTCGCGTTTCGGCAATCCGCGCCACGCTCGGAAAGGGGTGACGCCCATCGCCTCCTTTGAAGAGGTGCTCGAACATGCCGGGTGCGAACGCAGGGTGATCGAGCACTGCCGCGCCGTTGCAGGCGTTGCCCTCACGTTCACTCTGAAGGTGCCGGTCAATACCGAACTCGTTCTGGCGGGCGCATGGCTGCATGATATCGGGAGATCGAAGACCCATGGCATTGCCCACGGCCAGATCGGGGCGGATATCTGCCGGGAACTCGGGTACTCCGAACGGATCGCCCGCATCGTCGAGTGCCATATCGGTGCGGGCCTCACCCGCGAGGAGTGCCGCCGCCTCGGCCTTGAACCCCGCGACTGCGTCCCCTCGACGCTGGAAGAGAAGATCGTCGCGCACGCGGACAATATCGTAAAGGACGCCCGCGAGATCAGCATCGATGAATGTATCGCACGCGCCGCACCGCTCGGACCGGACGTGCAGAAACGCCTGCGCGATCTCGCGGACGAGATCGAACGTCTCAGATAATCAGCTGCCGCACCTGCGGAAGCGCTTTCAACCTTTCAAAAACGACGCCCGGCAGCTCCTCGTCGACGACGATGACGAGCTTCGGTTCCTCGGAGAGCAGGGGATCCGTGACAAAGATCTGGCGGATGCTCAGGTTGTATTCGGAGAGCACGTTCACGGCGGCGCCGACGATCCCTTTCTGCTGGGCGTCGTTCGGGATCACGGTGACGACGGTCCGGCCCAGCGACTCCGCAACCGCGCTGATGTCGGGCGTTACCCGGAGGTGGAGAAACACGTCCCTGAGCTCGGGGATTTCAAGGATGCGCCGCGCAGTCGCATCCACGACGCGCCGGTCGGTCCCGGCGGCCCGGGCGATATGGGTTGCAGGGATTTCCACGCCGTTACAGACGATTTTGCCCTCCGCACTGACCCCGAACCCGTTCTCGAGGAGAAACCTCACGACCCGCCCCTGCGAGGGCGATTCTTCAAACGCCCTGAGGATGGCTTCCCACATGTAGAGGATCGTTCGCGCGGTGCCTATAAATATACATCGCTGCGCAGATGCGGCAGACATCCGGGGGCCGCGGGCGCCGGTTCTTTCCCGCGCGTTTCCGGCCCCCCAGGGCCGCCCATCAGGCACTAAACCGGCACACAAA from Methanoculleus sp. SDB encodes:
- a CDS encoding ATP-dependent carboligase translates to MRGTVLVAGFATRHVVRSAWNAGYRVAAIDHFCDQDLCWYTDECRTFGDLDELPGLVEEFCRMRPVDLLVVTSGAEDMGSSLPVCGTPRERVREFLDKHAIQEFFEREQIPVPPIVSATTFPCMIKPRKGAGGWRNRVAGSPADERAWTEMWPDVPYIRQQLVDGIPCSVSCIANGSEARAVAVNEQLLRETDDDKAHGFAGAITPFDHPRAAELIRIAEHAAGASGCIGSVGVDFMLGDSIRAIEINPRFQATLDTVEMATGRNLFDLHVSACRGILPPAHAGSAPAFAARRIVFADRDLTVRDDLRHLSPYVADIPWPGTDIEEGGAVVSTFGWGKTRDAALAMLDRTISGVGRYMSRW
- a CDS encoding transcription factor, yielding MVAVEELLENPAIEAYLIRMIREEGVLLLKKFPKEGEHSDENLAETTGINLNSVRHTLYTLYEKRLAEYRRIKNSETGWLTYLWKLRLDNLDDALFEDMEAVLERLEARELYEEENDFYVCKQCGIIFTFDDALGRNFECPQCDEKMEHFDNDLILRALKRRVSAIRATLGKG
- a CDS encoding phosphohydrolase — protein: MASFEEVLEHAGCERRVIEHCRAVAGVALTFTLKVPVNTELVLAGAWLHDIGRSKTHGIAHGQIGADICRELGYSERIARIVECHIGAGLTREECRRLGLEPRDCVPSTLEEKIVAHADNIVKDAREISIDECIARAAPLGPDVQKRLRDLADEIERLR
- a CDS encoding regulator of amino acid metabolism, contains ACT domain protein yields the protein MWEAILRAFEESPSQGRVVRFLLENGFGVSAEGKIVCNGVEIPATHIARAAGTDRRVVDATARRILEIPELRDVFLHLRVTPDISAVAESLGRTVVTVIPNDAQQKGIVGAAVNVLSEYNLSIRQIFVTDPLLSEEPKLVIVVDEELPGVVFERLKALPQVRQLII